The genomic interval CGAGAATCGCGCAGGCCGCCAGGAACTCCAGGGCGAAATCCCGGCTGCCCACGCCGTCCAGACTGTTCGCGGTGGGCCGCGCGAAGCCCAGCGCCGCCGCGGTCGCGTGCCGGTCGATCGGCCAGGGCGTGCCGGCCAGGGCGCTGCTGCCCAGCGGGCTTTCATCCATGCGGGCCGCGGCGTCCAGGAAGCGGCTCTCGTCGCGTTCCAGCATCGCCACGTACGCCATGAACCAGTGGGCGAGCAGAATCGGCTGCGCCACCTGCAGGTGCGTGTAGCCGGGCAGAATCACCCCGGCGTCCAGGGCCTTTTCGGCCTCGGCGAGCATCACGGCGCGCAGCGCCCGGGTTTTGCCCGCAAGGTCCAGCGCCGCTTCCTTCGTGAACAGCCGGAAATCCACGGCCACCTGATCGTTGCGGCTGCGGGCCGTGTGCAGTTTCCCGGCCACCGGACCGATCCGGTCGCGCAGCGCCGCTTCGACGTTCATGTGCACGTCCTCGCGGTCCAGGCGCCACTCGAACTGCCCGGCGCGGATGTCGGCGAGAACCGCGTGCAGGCCTTCTGTGATCAGCGTGACTTCCTCAGGGGTCAGGATGCCCTGCTCGCCCAGCATCGCCACGTGCGCCAGACTCCCGCGGATATCCTGCTCCGCGAGACGCTGATCGAAGCCGACCGAGGCGTTAAACAGTTCCACCAGACCGTCGGTGGCCTCCGCGAAGCGCCCACCCCAGAGTTTCTTGTCCTGCGTATTCGTCATGCGTCGTTTCCTTTGTCAATCATCCTCACCAGCACCACCGGGGATGGACTGG from Deinococcus taeanensis carries:
- the argH gene encoding argininosuccinate lyase gives rise to the protein MTNTQDKKLWGGRFAEATDGLVELFNASVGFDQRLAEQDIRGSLAHVAMLGEQGILTPEEVTLITEGLHAVLADIRAGQFEWRLDREDVHMNVEAALRDRIGPVAGKLHTARSRNDQVAVDFRLFTKEAALDLAGKTRALRAVMLAEAEKALDAGVILPGYTHLQVAQPILLAHWFMAYVAMLERDESRFLDAAARMDESPLGSSALAGTPWPIDRHATAAALGFARPTANSLDGVGSRDFALEFLAACAILGAHLSRLSEELILYSTFEFGFLTLPDSHTTGSSIMPQKKNPDVSELARGKAGRVFGNLMGLLTVVKGTPLAYNKDLQEDKEGVFDSYDTLSIVLRLYAEMMPRTTWHADVTRAAAARGYSTATDVADFLARAGVPFREAHEVVGGLVGVASRSGRQLWDLTDEELRAAHPLLCAEVAAGLTVEESVKGRASFGGTAPERVREAIRAARQGLAP